From Candidatus Brocadia sinica JPN1, a single genomic window includes:
- the hepT gene encoding type VII toxin-antitoxin system HepT family RNase toxin encodes MSPIEKEIIRRKLLIIAENLKALESIKNMTREEYISDIYKRKAAERLLQELIEAAIDINSHLIVQTGNATPDDYYESFIKVGELKIISADLAEKLAPSAGLRNRLVHEYDLLDHSLVLEAVKMAEELYPEYIKEIETFISGRI; translated from the coding sequence GTGAGTCCAATAGAAAAAGAGATTATCAGACGCAAACTTCTTATCATAGCAGAAAATCTTAAGGCGCTCGAATCAATAAAGAACATGACCAGGGAGGAATATATCAGCGATATATACAAAAGGAAAGCCGCGGAGAGACTCTTACAAGAATTGATCGAGGCAGCAATTGATATAAATTCCCACCTGATAGTTCAAACAGGTAATGCGACACCCGATGATTATTATGAAAGCTTTATAAAAGTAGGTGAATTGAAAATAATCTCTGCTGATCTTGCAGAGAAGCTTGCCCCATCTGCAGGACTCAGAAACAGGCTTGTACATGAATACGACTTGCTTGATCACTCATTAGTTTTGGAAGCAGTTAAGATGGCAGAGGAACTATATCCTGAATATATAAAAGAGATCGAGACCTTTATCTCAGGAAGAATTTGA
- the selA gene encoding L-seryl-tRNA(Sec) selenium transferase: MQKDILRSIPSVNELLESPEISKLTGIYPRQLVVDAIRAVLEDIRQSLTNEKGMSRFDSNQKSLPCEGGVKKIVEAQAIDLSPQKLYHRVQQSLQQKFCGIEHAINATGIILHTGLGRTPLTDEAANQIQNILKSFCTLEIEKLTGRRGIRYHHIEQLVSMITGAESALVVNNNAAAVLLALDTLARGKEVIISRSQLVEIGGSFRMPDVMSKGGAILVEVGTTNKTYLDDYRNAITEHTGLILKVHQSNFKIVGFTETVVLKDLVSLGKERNIPVMYDLGSGALIDLEKFGLPHEPTVQESIKAGVDIVTFSTDKLMGGPQGGIIAGKKKWVDLLKKNPLTRALRVGKLTIAALEATLKLYLEEDLAIKKIPALTMIFAPLEAIEERCKRLISNVTPETKAFMSISTVDGLSEMGGGSLPGEGIPTKLISLYSEKIPAEELAARLRGNTPPIFARIEQGRVLLDMRTVYDDEVDTIVAALEKIFSQGKVN, from the coding sequence ATGCAAAAAGACATCCTCAGATCAATTCCATCTGTCAATGAACTCCTTGAGTCACCGGAGATATCGAAATTAACTGGTATTTATCCAAGGCAACTGGTGGTTGATGCAATACGTGCGGTTTTAGAAGACATCCGGCAATCCCTGACTAATGAAAAAGGCATGTCCCGATTCGATAGCAATCAAAAATCCCTCCCTTGTGAAGGGGGGGTAAAAAAAATCGTGGAAGCACAAGCAATTGATTTGTCTCCACAAAAACTTTACCACCGCGTCCAACAATCCCTCCAGCAAAAATTCTGTGGCATTGAGCATGCCATTAATGCAACGGGTATCATACTTCACACAGGGCTTGGCAGGACACCCCTCACGGATGAGGCTGCAAATCAAATACAAAACATCTTAAAAAGTTTCTGTACCTTAGAAATTGAAAAGCTTACCGGCAGGAGGGGAATTCGGTATCATCATATTGAGCAACTCGTCTCTATGATTACAGGAGCCGAGTCGGCGCTGGTTGTCAATAACAATGCAGCAGCCGTTTTACTTGCCCTGGATACCCTGGCCAGGGGGAAGGAGGTCATCATTTCCCGTTCCCAGCTTGTTGAGATTGGGGGATCATTCCGCATGCCCGATGTGATGTCTAAAGGCGGTGCAATATTGGTCGAGGTGGGGACAACCAACAAGACGTACCTTGACGACTATCGCAATGCCATCACGGAGCATACGGGGCTTATTCTGAAAGTACATCAAAGCAACTTCAAGATCGTTGGTTTTACTGAAACGGTCGTTTTGAAAGACCTCGTTTCTCTGGGAAAAGAACGTAATATTCCCGTGATGTATGACCTTGGAAGCGGTGCGTTGATTGACCTGGAAAAATTTGGATTGCCCCATGAGCCGACCGTGCAGGAAAGCATAAAGGCGGGGGTGGATATCGTGACGTTCAGTACCGATAAGCTCATGGGTGGACCACAAGGCGGCATTATTGCTGGCAAAAAGAAATGGGTCGACCTCTTGAAAAAGAATCCACTGACTCGTGCACTCCGTGTGGGGAAATTGACCATCGCTGCGCTAGAGGCAACGTTGAAGCTTTATTTGGAAGAAGACCTTGCCATAAAGAAAATCCCCGCCCTTACCATGATTTTTGCTCCACTTGAGGCAATAGAGGAAAGGTGCAAAAGATTAATAAGCAATGTAACTCCTGAAACGAAGGCTTTCATGAGTATTTCCACGGTAGACGGCCTTTCAGAGATGGGTGGTGGCTCATTGCCGGGAGAAGGAATTCCTACAAAACTCATTTCTCTTTATTCAGAGAAAATACCTGCCGAAGAACTAGCCGCGCGATTGCGGGGCAATACTCCCCCGATCTTTGCGAGGATTGAACAGGGTCGTGTTCTTCTGGATATGCGTACGGTGTATGATGATGAAGTTGATACGATTGTTGCGGCATTAGAAAAGATTTTTTCACAAGGTAAAGTGAATTAG
- the ilvN gene encoding acetolactate synthase small subunit, with protein sequence MRHVISLLVENKVGVLARITGLISGRGFNIDSLAVGETENPALSRMTIVVRGDDAILEQVRKQLGKIIDVIKVIDFSGEEFVERDLMLLKVNVPAGKRGEIIEIVEIFRGKIIDVSPRDLVIELAGVEDKLEAMVNLLRPYGIKELVRTGSIAIGRGAK encoded by the coding sequence ATGCGACACGTCATTTCCCTCCTTGTAGAAAATAAAGTCGGCGTCCTTGCCCGCATAACCGGGCTCATCAGCGGAAGAGGATTCAATATCGACAGCCTCGCTGTTGGGGAGACGGAAAATCCGGCCCTTTCACGGATGACCATTGTCGTCAGGGGCGATGATGCCATCCTGGAGCAGGTCAGAAAACAATTAGGAAAGATTATTGATGTAATCAAAGTAATCGACTTCAGTGGTGAAGAATTTGTCGAACGGGACTTAATGCTGCTCAAGGTCAATGTACCGGCCGGAAAACGCGGAGAAATCATCGAAATCGTGGAAATTTTCAGGGGAAAGATCATTGACGTGAGCCCGCGGGATCTGGTCATTGAGCTTGCCGGAGTTGAAGATAAACTCGAAGCGATGGTAAATTTGTTAAGACCCTATGGAATCAAAGAATTAGTGAGGACGGGAAGTATTGCTATTGGTCGTGGCGCAAAGTAA
- a CDS encoding Shedu anti-phage system protein SduA domain-containing protein has protein sequence MIILEPHNLEEPKPSKCAMKWDAYTQIINNEWSNLLSSTQEKESEYQSFFERHPCMLPRPSSLPDAGTEPWIPALISQPILPSYNYRTPDFMWISINSGGLYAILIEIEIPTKPWWTDKGYASSKLTEAQNQILE, from the coding sequence ATGATAATACTGGAACCGCATAATTTAGAAGAGCCAAAACCATCAAAATGTGCAATGAAATGGGATGCATATACTCAAATTATAAATAATGAATGGTCAAATCTTTTGTCAAGTACTCAAGAGAAAGAGTCAGAATATCAGAGTTTTTTTGAACGTCATCCTTGCATGTTGCCTCGCCCATCTAGTTTACCCGATGCTGGTACTGAACCATGGATACCTGCGCTCATTTCACAGCCCATATTACCATCATACAATTATAGGACACCAGATTTTATGTGGATATCTATAAATAGTGGTGGGTTATACGCAATTTTGATTGAAATTGAGATCCCTACAAAGCCTTGGTGGACAGATAAAGGCTACGCATCCTCAAAATTAACGGAGGCACAGAATCAAATACTCGAATGA
- a CDS encoding SBBP repeat-containing protein, with protein NGGLTTLLASTFLGGYYYETGQSLALDTSGNVYVMGFTMSPDFPTTQVAYDTSFNGYRDFFISKLDGNLSAATTAIELASFEATVDKGAATLFWETATEVDNAGFNLYRAKSEDGDYAKINDTLIPARGNAVSGANYSFVDTPGKGTFYYKLEDVDYNGASAMHGPEKVRVREGDNAARHSKKARR; from the coding sequence GAACGGTGGATTAACGACCCTGCTTGCCTCCACCTTCCTGGGCGGATATTATTATGAGACGGGTCAATCACTCGCCTTGGACACCAGCGGAAATGTATATGTAATGGGATTTACTATGTCACCAGACTTTCCAACCACCCAAGTGGCTTATGATACCTCTTTTAATGGTTATAGGGATTTTTTTATCTCGAAGCTGGACGGTAATCTTTCAGCAGCAACCACTGCCATCGAACTGGCATCTTTCGAGGCAACGGTAGATAAAGGCGCTGCCACCCTATTTTGGGAAACGGCCACGGAGGTTGACAACGCCGGCTTTAACCTGTACCGGGCAAAGTCAGAGGACGGCGATTATGCCAAAATCAATGACACGCTTATTCCAGCCAGGGGTAATGCTGTGTCAGGGGCGAACTATAGTTTCGTTGATACTCCAGGCAAAGGCACCTTCTACTACAAACTGGAGGATGTAGATTACAACGGCGCAAGCGCTATGCATGGCCCTGAAAAGGTGAGGGTGAGGGAGGGGGATAATGCGGCACGCCATTCAAAGAAGGCACGGCGGTAG
- the mntA gene encoding type VII toxin-antitoxin system MntA family adenylyltransferase antitoxin, with protein MTGSKERVSIEEIRKGLSPLFHDEGLRLVLLFGSAVSGKIHKKSDIDLAFLFDKPVDILTLTNRVIRLLHTDNVDVIDLKRASPLLKFSAVKSGMLLYEREPGMFNEFYSLAFRMYVDTKKLRDAQAKAIQLFLKTRGLV; from the coding sequence ATGACAGGTTCAAAAGAGAGAGTATCAATTGAGGAAATCAGAAAAGGGCTTTCTCCTCTGTTTCATGATGAAGGGTTACGGCTTGTTTTGCTGTTTGGGTCAGCAGTTTCAGGAAAAATACATAAAAAAAGCGACATCGACCTTGCCTTTCTCTTTGACAAGCCGGTTGATATTCTGACGCTTACCAACAGGGTTATCAGGCTTCTCCATACCGATAATGTTGATGTGATTGACCTGAAACGCGCAAGCCCGCTTCTGAAATTCTCTGCTGTAAAAAGTGGCATGCTCCTTTATGAAAGAGAACCAGGCATGTTCAATGAATTTTATTCACTTGCCTTCAGGATGTATGTTGACACCAAAAAATTACGCGATGCACAAGCTAAGGCAATTCAGCTATTTTTAAAAACAAGGGGTCTGGTGTGA
- a CDS encoding electron transport complex protein RnfA, producing MKEIALIIVSVVFVNNFVLAKFLGLCPFLGVSQKTSSAIGMGVAVTFVMTLSSSITWIVYNYILLPGDANIVALVFPSIRELGLIEVLKTISYILVIATLVQLVEMMLRKMVPTLYESLGIYLPLITTNCAVLGVALLNTTDSPRHLGFLQATVQGFGAGIGFTVAMLLMSGIRERLALVNIPQPLRGIPIAFICTGLMALAFFGFSGMVQ from the coding sequence ATTAAGGAAATTGCATTAATTATTGTAAGTGTCGTTTTTGTAAACAACTTCGTCCTGGCCAAATTCTTAGGACTTTGCCCATTTTTAGGCGTTTCCCAAAAGACATCGTCCGCAATAGGCATGGGTGTGGCGGTAACATTTGTCATGACCCTTTCCTCGTCAATTACCTGGATCGTATATAACTACATCTTACTGCCCGGTGACGCAAATATTGTTGCATTGGTCTTTCCATCCATACGGGAATTGGGGCTTATCGAAGTGCTAAAAACGATTAGCTATATCCTTGTTATTGCAACATTGGTGCAACTGGTCGAAATGATGCTCAGGAAGATGGTGCCTACCCTGTACGAAAGTCTGGGCATTTATCTGCCACTGATCACGACCAATTGTGCCGTATTGGGTGTAGCGCTTTTAAACACGACCGATTCTCCAAGACACCTGGGATTTTTACAGGCTACCGTCCAGGGATTTGGCGCAGGAATCGGTTTTACCGTAGCCATGCTCCTGATGTCCGGAATCCGGGAGCGTCTGGCGCTGGTCAACATTCCCCAACCATTACGCGGCATTCCGATTGCCTTCATTTGTACGGGGCTTATGGCCCTGGCCTTTTTCGGGTTTTCAGGGATGGTGCAATAA
- the rsxE gene encoding electron transport complex subunit RsxE: protein MTEQDNLKEFTKGIVQYNPMFVLVLGLCPSLAVTTSIKNGLAMGGAATFVLICSNFIISVVRSFIPREIRIPCFIVIIAAFVTMVELLMKGYLPPELNASLGIFIPLIVVNCIIMYRAESFAYKNKPLVSILDGAGLGVGWTLSLCLVSVIREVLGAGTIFGLKVSESYQPASVMIMAPGAFIVLGLLLGFFNWRKIRKSEKTMKAYMKHD, encoded by the coding sequence ATGACAGAACAAGACAATCTGAAAGAATTTACCAAAGGCATCGTTCAATATAATCCCATGTTTGTGCTGGTGCTGGGACTATGTCCCAGCCTCGCTGTCACAACTTCAATAAAAAACGGGTTGGCCATGGGAGGTGCAGCTACCTTTGTGCTTATCTGCTCCAACTTTATCATTTCCGTCGTGCGGTCGTTCATTCCACGTGAAATTCGCATTCCGTGCTTTATCGTTATTATCGCTGCATTTGTAACCATGGTGGAGTTGCTTATGAAGGGATATCTGCCACCGGAATTGAATGCGTCACTGGGTATATTCATTCCGCTCATAGTGGTTAACTGTATCATTATGTACCGTGCGGAATCATTTGCTTACAAAAATAAACCTTTGGTTTCCATTCTGGATGGGGCAGGGTTAGGGGTGGGGTGGACGCTCTCGCTTTGTCTTGTTTCCGTGATACGGGAAGTACTCGGCGCAGGAACTATCTTTGGTCTGAAAGTATCTGAATCGTATCAGCCTGCCTCGGTAATGATTATGGCTCCGGGGGCGTTTATTGTACTGGGGCTCTTGCTGGGTTTTTTCAACTGGAGAAAAATCAGAAAGAGTGAGAAAACTATGAAGGCATATATGAAACATGATTAA
- a CDS encoding GNAT family N-acetyltransferase, whose protein sequence is MSTLNSYRRSVIRLRPATGRDVAAILELEIACFSRTEEMFGRRQLRGLIVNPRAIVVVAESKDRILGWSAGLMRRHRGRYSGRLYAIAVHPDAQGKRIGQRLIGHILHSLAVRGAQRIFLEVHTKNQKAINLYHKFGFTDQRHLAHYYGQGHHGLRMMRQMQRPISQK, encoded by the coding sequence ATGTCCACGCTCAACTCATATCGCCGTTCTGTCATTCGTCTTCGCCCGGCGACAGGCCGGGATGTTGCGGCAATACTCGAACTTGAAATAGCCTGCTTTTCCCGCACAGAAGAGATGTTCGGCCGCCGGCAGTTGCGGGGCCTGATCGTAAATCCCCGCGCAATTGTGGTGGTTGCAGAGAGTAAAGATCGGATACTGGGGTGGTCTGCTGGGTTGATGCGCCGCCACCGGGGGCGCTATTCCGGCCGACTATATGCAATAGCCGTGCATCCTGACGCACAGGGCAAGCGCATCGGGCAGAGGCTAATCGGTCATATTCTTCATTCGCTCGCCGTGCGTGGCGCCCAACGGATTTTTCTGGAAGTCCATACGAAGAACCAGAAAGCCATAAACCTTTATCACAAATTTGGCTTCACGGATCAGCGACATCTGGCTCATTATTATGGCCAGGGGCATCACGGCTTACGCATGATGCGCCAGATGCAACGCCCCATCAGCCAAAAATAA
- a CDS encoding phosphoribosylanthranilate isomerase has protein sequence MMRVKICGITNNEDAQAAVELGADALGFVFTKSSRQVTKEQARGIIENLPPFVSPVGVFVDERVDTIKETCDFCSICTVQLHGNEDPLYLQDLRRYKIIKAFRIREEDDLKPLVNYKPHAFLLDSYVKGAMGGTGVAFNWEIASQAHKYGAIILSGGLTPENVKEAIRIVNPYAVDVSSGVESALGKKDKALMKRFIMNAKFRED, from the coding sequence ATCATGAGAGTGAAAATTTGTGGGATTACCAATAATGAAGATGCGCAGGCTGCGGTTGAGTTGGGGGCAGATGCCCTGGGGTTTGTCTTTACAAAGAGCTCTCGTCAGGTAACGAAGGAGCAGGCAAGGGGTATCATTGAGAATCTGCCCCCTTTCGTTTCTCCTGTGGGGGTTTTTGTTGATGAACGGGTAGATACAATAAAAGAAACCTGCGATTTTTGCAGTATATGTACGGTTCAGCTTCACGGTAATGAAGATCCTTTGTATTTACAAGACTTGAGGAGATATAAAATTATAAAGGCCTTTCGAATCAGGGAAGAAGACGACCTGAAGCCCCTGGTAAATTACAAGCCCCATGCCTTTCTATTGGATAGTTATGTAAAGGGCGCTATGGGGGGGACGGGAGTGGCTTTCAATTGGGAGATTGCAAGTCAGGCGCATAAATATGGCGCCATTATTTTGTCAGGGGGATTGACCCCTGAAAATGTCAAAGAAGCCATCCGTATCGTGAATCCTTACGCAGTGGACGTCTCTTCTGGAGTAGAATCTGCACTAGGGAAGAAAGATAAGGCGTTAATGAAACGGTTTATCATGAATGCAAAATTCAGAGAAGATTAG
- the purH gene encoding bifunctional phosphoribosylaminoimidazolecarboxamide formyltransferase/IMP cyclohydrolase, which yields MARLERALISVSEKTGIVEFARELQHLGVEIISTGGTSKLLKENGIRVIEISEHTGFPEIMDGRVKTLHPKVHGGLLALRDNEIHKKQMKELGIKPIDMVVVNLYPFEKTIAKKGVSMEEVIENIDIGGPSMIRSASKNYKQVIVVVNPKRYEFIIEELQANHNDISEKMRFELAIEAFRTTGRYDRIIANYFDSLDKEKGGYPTALSLDYTKRQALRYGENPHQTAAFYVEENVTEPCVSNAQQLYGKELSYNNIIDLNAALELVKEFERPSAIVIKHTNPCGAASANTLAEAFKKAYSSDPVSTFGCILGLNKAVDVATADAITEPGHFVEAIIAPEFEQQAIEILTTKRKWGSSLRLLKTGALSAQLMDPCAYDMKRVVGGMLLQGRDLSVYDPASLKVVTKKKPTEKEMSDLRFAFIVCKHVKSNSIVLAKDEAVVGVGAGQMSRIDSTEISLRKAGDRAKGAVMASDAFFPFRDSVDVAARAGVIAIIQPGGSNKDDESIAAADEHGIAMVFTGQRHFRH from the coding sequence ATGGCGAGACTGGAAAGGGCACTCATCAGTGTCTCTGAGAAAACGGGGATTGTGGAGTTTGCCAGGGAGTTGCAGCATTTAGGGGTGGAGATTATTTCCACAGGCGGCACTTCCAAATTACTCAAAGAGAATGGCATCCGTGTGATTGAAATATCCGAGCATACGGGGTTCCCGGAGATTATGGATGGCCGCGTCAAGACCTTGCATCCTAAGGTGCATGGGGGGCTGTTGGCTCTCAGGGATAACGAAATCCATAAAAAACAGATGAAGGAACTGGGGATTAAACCCATTGATATGGTTGTGGTTAATCTGTATCCCTTTGAAAAGACAATTGCTAAAAAAGGCGTAAGTATGGAAGAGGTAATTGAAAATATCGATATCGGGGGGCCATCGATGATTCGCTCTGCCTCGAAGAATTACAAGCAGGTAATTGTCGTGGTGAACCCCAAACGATATGAATTTATTATCGAGGAGCTTCAGGCCAATCACAACGATATTTCCGAGAAGATGCGTTTTGAACTTGCTATTGAAGCATTCAGGACAACGGGTCGCTACGACAGGATTATTGCCAATTATTTTGATAGCCTGGACAAGGAAAAAGGGGGCTATCCGACCGCTCTTTCCCTGGACTATACGAAGCGGCAGGCATTGCGTTACGGTGAAAACCCGCATCAAACAGCTGCATTTTATGTGGAAGAGAATGTAACGGAGCCTTGTGTATCCAATGCTCAGCAATTGTATGGGAAGGAACTTTCGTATAACAACATTATAGACCTGAATGCTGCCCTGGAATTAGTGAAGGAATTTGAGCGGCCTTCTGCCATTGTGATAAAGCATACAAATCCCTGTGGCGCCGCATCGGCGAATACCCTGGCCGAGGCGTTTAAAAAGGCATACAGCAGCGATCCTGTATCGACATTTGGTTGTATCCTGGGGTTAAATAAGGCCGTGGACGTGGCAACGGCAGATGCCATTACGGAACCGGGTCATTTTGTAGAGGCGATTATCGCTCCGGAGTTTGAACAACAAGCAATAGAGATACTCACCACAAAACGTAAGTGGGGGAGTAGTTTAAGACTGTTAAAGACAGGCGCCTTATCAGCACAATTGATGGATCCCTGTGCCTATGATATGAAGAGGGTCGTAGGCGGAATGCTTTTACAGGGTAGAGATCTATCGGTCTACGACCCTGCAAGCCTTAAGGTTGTTACAAAGAAGAAACCCACAGAAAAAGAGATGTCCGATCTACGGTTTGCCTTTATCGTTTGCAAGCATGTAAAATCAAACAGCATTGTATTGGCTAAAGACGAGGCCGTGGTGGGTGTGGGCGCCGGGCAGATGAGTCGTATCGATTCCACGGAGATTTCCCTAAGGAAGGCCGGTGATAGGGCAAAAGGCGCCGTAATGGCTTCTGATGCCTTTTTCCCGTTCAGGGACAGTGTGGACGTAGCGGCCAGGGCTGGCGTGATTGCCATTATTCAACCCGGTGGTTCTAATAAGGATGACGAATCCATTGCTGCGGCTGACGAACACGGCATTGCTATGGTCTTTACCGGCCAGCGGCATTTTAGACACTGA
- the ribD gene encoding bifunctional diaminohydroxyphosphoribosylaminopyrimidine deaminase/5-amino-6-(5-phosphoribosylamino)uracil reductase RibD: MVRGEIWVITIILPEYQFFSNVMITPDIDEKYIALALELAEKGRGKVEPNPMVGAVLVKNGEIVGKGYHQVFGGPHAEVHAINEGGINCKGATLYVSMEPCAHYGKTAPCVNAIIDAGITKVVTTVIDPNPITSGRGMQKLKDAGIEVHLGVMESQAKRLNAPFFKLMQKGLPYVIVKWAMSLDGKIATHTGDSRWITSEESRAYVHKIRGQVDGILVGINTVLRDDPLLTCRLEGGRSPKRIIIDSNALLPIDSRLLNTINESEIIVALNKGAQQERVAKLEQLGCKIIQTKDTNGFVDLHDLFHRLGGMKLTNILVEGGSRIITSMIEERHVDKVMVFIAPIIIGGEGAKSPILGKGVGKISAAAKFHEISVKRFSHDIVIEGIPKY, from the coding sequence ATGGTACGAGGGGAAATATGGGTTATTACGATAATCCTACCGGAATATCAGTTTTTCTCAAATGTTATGATTACGCCAGACATTGACGAAAAATATATAGCTCTTGCTTTGGAATTGGCAGAGAAAGGGCGGGGAAAAGTTGAACCGAATCCTATGGTGGGCGCTGTATTGGTAAAAAATGGTGAGATCGTTGGAAAGGGTTATCACCAGGTCTTTGGAGGTCCACACGCCGAGGTCCACGCAATCAACGAGGGGGGGATTAACTGCAAGGGGGCAACGCTCTATGTCTCTATGGAGCCCTGTGCACATTATGGTAAGACAGCGCCTTGTGTTAATGCCATCATTGATGCAGGGATTACTAAGGTGGTAACAACGGTTATTGACCCTAATCCCATTACCTCCGGGAGGGGGATGCAAAAACTGAAGGATGCAGGAATTGAAGTTCATCTGGGTGTTATGGAATCGCAGGCCAAAAGACTCAATGCCCCTTTTTTCAAATTAATGCAGAAAGGATTACCGTATGTGATCGTAAAGTGGGCAATGTCGCTCGACGGTAAGATTGCCACCCACACAGGAGACTCCAGGTGGATTACGTCCGAGGAATCACGTGCGTATGTGCATAAAATCCGTGGGCAGGTGGATGGTATATTGGTAGGAATCAATACCGTATTGAGGGACGATCCATTATTGACCTGTCGTCTTGAAGGGGGGCGAAGCCCGAAACGAATTATTATCGATAGCAATGCCTTGCTACCGATAGACTCTCGCCTTTTAAACACGATCAATGAAAGTGAAATAATTGTTGCGCTCAATAAAGGCGCACAGCAAGAACGTGTTGCAAAGCTGGAACAATTGGGATGTAAAATCATTCAAACGAAGGATACGAATGGTTTTGTGGATTTACACGACCTCTTCCATCGGCTTGGGGGCATGAAATTGACCAACATCTTAGTGGAGGGAGGTAGCCGGATTATTACCTCAATGATTGAAGAGCGTCATGTCGATAAAGTGATGGTTTTTATTGCCCCGATTATTATAGGCGGTGAGGGTGCAAAATCGCCCATACTTGGGAAAGGGGTTGGTAAGATAAGCGCGGCTGCAAAATTTCATGAAATTTCGGTAAAAAGGTTTTCACATGATATAGTTATTGAAGGTATTCCGAAATATTGA
- a CDS encoding glutaredoxin family protein, producing the protein MATYKLKVFCTPFCPKCNQLLAYLNKRKAEYVSFDIDKDENARKEAVKIVGTDDIESLDKLPIVVAGDKVLYGFDKKEIDKYLR; encoded by the coding sequence ATGGCTACTTATAAATTAAAGGTGTTTTGCACCCCGTTTTGCCCAAAGTGTAATCAGCTGTTAGCCTATTTAAACAAACGAAAGGCAGAGTATGTCTCTTTTGATATTGATAAAGATGAAAATGCAAGAAAGGAAGCAGTAAAAATTGTGGGAACTGATGATATTGAATCACTCGACAAATTGCCCATCGTAGTCGCTGGCGATAAGGTGTTGTACGGTTTTGACAAGAAAGAGATTGATAAGTATCTCCGTTAA